In one Variovorax sp. V213 genomic region, the following are encoded:
- a CDS encoding MFS transporter: MAAHCAGMIDIVALPVWVGTLIARFGFDPQQAGALATLFLAGAVTASLGLAPRFNRLRGRHWLVPAGYAVSAAAFLACMRTGQFQTLAILHLVAGMSTGLGLSITHGTVALTNNPHRLFGFMQVAVGVLGIAYMAAAPQIIAQVGGAGLFAIFGAIMLAASIITALAFPKVHPAQAEAVAHGARPARIPKAAWCAMAGISLMNVTQAMVFSFMERMGADRGFTPSDLHVMLIAVGIVNLIPGAVAAFLQHRLDARKVVLAGATVQAVLAVVLVSSTAFPAYAAGGAFFVSAVIFTHIFTFGALAKLDPSGRAVSATPAMLMIGSAIGPILGGTLVKFFGYGAIGWAAVAIDAVAFCFYLQLRSHSVHPDAQVARIHPQT, translated from the coding sequence ATGGCCGCGCATTGCGCGGGAATGATTGACATCGTTGCGCTCCCTGTATGGGTCGGAACGCTCATCGCACGGTTCGGATTCGACCCGCAACAGGCGGGCGCGCTGGCCACGCTGTTCCTGGCAGGCGCCGTCACGGCGAGCTTGGGCCTGGCACCGCGCTTCAATCGCTTGCGCGGCCGCCACTGGCTCGTTCCCGCGGGCTACGCCGTGTCGGCCGCTGCGTTCCTGGCCTGCATGCGCACCGGCCAGTTCCAAACGCTGGCCATCCTGCATCTTGTGGCGGGCATGTCCACCGGCCTCGGCTTGAGCATCACGCACGGCACCGTCGCCCTCACGAACAATCCGCATCGGCTGTTCGGCTTCATGCAGGTCGCGGTGGGCGTACTTGGCATTGCCTACATGGCAGCCGCCCCGCAGATCATTGCGCAGGTGGGGGGCGCAGGGCTCTTCGCAATCTTCGGCGCAATCATGCTCGCGGCGAGCATCATCACGGCCCTGGCCTTCCCGAAAGTACACCCGGCGCAGGCAGAAGCCGTGGCGCACGGTGCGCGGCCAGCGCGGATACCGAAAGCCGCGTGGTGCGCGATGGCAGGCATCAGCCTCATGAACGTGACGCAGGCCATGGTGTTTTCCTTCATGGAGCGGATGGGTGCGGACCGCGGGTTCACACCGTCCGACCTGCATGTCATGTTGATCGCTGTCGGTATCGTCAACCTGATTCCAGGCGCGGTCGCCGCGTTCCTGCAGCACCGGCTCGATGCCCGCAAAGTCGTTCTTGCAGGCGCGACAGTACAAGCCGTCCTGGCGGTGGTGCTTGTTTCGAGCACCGCATTTCCTGCCTATGCGGCGGGCGGCGCCTTCTTCGTTTCCGCGGTGATCTTCACGCACATCTTCACCTTCGGGGCACTGGCCAAGCTGGACCCGTCCGGGCGGGCCGTATCCGCGACGCCTGCAATGCTGATGATTGGTTCCGCCATCGGCCCGATCCTGGGCGGCACGCTGGTGAAGTTCTTTGGCTATGGGGCCATCGGCTGGGCCGCGGTCGCGATCGACGCCGTGGCCTTCTGCTTCTATCTGCAACTGCGAAGCCACTCCGTGCATCCCGATGCGCAGGTGGCAAGGATTCACCCACAAACATGA
- a CDS encoding dihydrodipicolinate synthase family protein, which translates to MLPYKRADARAWARDHLIGCSSVTIPSYSADLKKLNERGIRHDVALSKELGFKHTLLCAEVAITPEENAQFTAWAAETAGPGFGLFFHAAFNTLAENIQAVKLAEAAGATMVLLSYPAQFWPTTEQEVFDYTKELCDATNLAVMLFPLPAWGFERIHPAGMSVAFVRSLLKACPNIVAIKSEQGFPLPAGVCEMYHHFRDEVVISCPIEGDAIPLMSVMKMQFSGTSNTQWMGDYYPRAFELARTGKWEEAMELYWKVNPARGANGAATQAYIGGTSVLNRTMWKYQDWLAGFNGGPLRAPAMRIPDRFLKVLRQGLIASGLPVTADPDGEFMVGRHPC; encoded by the coding sequence ATGCTTCCCTACAAGCGCGCAGACGCCCGGGCCTGGGCCCGTGACCACCTGATCGGCTGCTCTTCCGTGACCATTCCGAGTTACTCGGCCGATCTGAAGAAATTGAACGAGCGCGGCATACGCCACGACGTGGCCCTGTCCAAGGAACTCGGGTTCAAGCACACGCTGCTGTGCGCCGAAGTGGCCATCACGCCGGAGGAGAACGCACAGTTCACCGCCTGGGCGGCAGAGACCGCGGGTCCGGGCTTCGGCCTGTTCTTCCATGCGGCCTTCAACACGCTGGCCGAGAACATCCAGGCGGTCAAGCTGGCCGAGGCCGCCGGCGCCACCATGGTGCTGCTGTCCTATCCCGCGCAGTTCTGGCCGACCACGGAGCAGGAAGTCTTCGACTACACCAAGGAACTGTGCGATGCCACGAACCTGGCGGTGATGCTGTTCCCCCTGCCCGCCTGGGGCTTCGAGCGCATCCATCCTGCGGGCATGTCGGTCGCATTCGTACGCAGCCTCCTGAAGGCATGTCCGAACATCGTGGCGATCAAGTCGGAGCAGGGCTTTCCATTGCCCGCCGGCGTGTGCGAGATGTACCACCACTTCCGCGACGAGGTCGTCATCAGCTGCCCCATCGAGGGCGACGCCATCCCGCTCATGAGCGTGATGAAGATGCAGTTCTCCGGCACCAGCAACACGCAGTGGATGGGCGACTACTATCCGCGCGCCTTCGAACTCGCCCGTACCGGAAAGTGGGAGGAGGCGATGGAGCTGTACTGGAAGGTCAACCCGGCACGCGGTGCCAATGGGGCCGCCACCCAGGCCTACATCGGCGGCACGTCGGTGCTGAACCGGACCATGTGGAAGTACCAGGACTGGCTCGCCGGCTTCAATGGCGGCCCGCTGCGCGCGCCGGCCATGCGCATTCCCGATCGCTTCCTGAAGGTGCTTCGCCAGGGCCTGATCGCTTCCGGGCTTCCGGTGACAGCCGACCCCGACGGCGAGTTCATGGTCGGCCGGCATCCCTGCTGA
- a CDS encoding Bug family tripartite tricarboxylate transporter substrate binding protein has protein sequence MTLLGRRAFIGGIGGLLLSSAHASDVVRVIVPYAAGGFTDIGARVICEQLGQVLGQPVIIENRPGGGTRIGTSAVFGAKPDGNTLLLTNIAYSILPLVDPSVKYDALSAAAPVGIASVYSIAVVVNAHLPVKTLREFVDHARKNPGKLTYGSAGPGSGAHLGGELFKALTGTDLVHVPFRSTSSALTEVAAGRVDLTFDGTALELAKTGKVRILAVSGTDRDPRMPDVPTVAQAGLKGMETNSWLGIFAPPGTPAPVIERLNQALNTVLQKEALKARFRELGMVPRSGPPSLLIEQVRYDTDLYRRVIHEAKLKFE, from the coding sequence ATGACACTCCTCGGGCGTCGCGCATTCATCGGCGGGATCGGCGGCCTGTTGCTTTCATCGGCCCATGCCTCCGACGTGGTCCGCGTGATCGTGCCCTATGCAGCAGGCGGTTTCACCGACATCGGCGCGCGGGTCATCTGCGAGCAACTTGGCCAGGTACTGGGACAGCCTGTGATCATCGAGAATCGGCCGGGCGGAGGCACGCGGATCGGAACCTCCGCCGTGTTCGGCGCCAAGCCGGACGGAAACACGCTGCTGCTCACCAATATTGCCTACAGCATCCTCCCGCTGGTCGATCCCTCGGTGAAGTACGACGCGCTTAGTGCCGCTGCGCCGGTAGGCATCGCCTCGGTCTATTCCATCGCCGTGGTCGTCAATGCGCATCTGCCCGTGAAAACGCTGCGGGAGTTCGTCGACCACGCACGCAAGAATCCCGGCAAGCTGACCTACGGCAGCGCCGGGCCGGGCAGCGGGGCGCACCTTGGAGGCGAGCTGTTCAAGGCCTTGACGGGCACTGATCTCGTCCACGTGCCGTTCCGCTCCACCTCGAGCGCGCTCACCGAGGTGGCCGCGGGCAGGGTCGATCTCACCTTCGACGGCACGGCCCTCGAACTCGCGAAGACCGGCAAGGTCAGGATCCTCGCGGTGTCGGGCACCGACCGCGATCCGCGCATGCCGGACGTCCCCACCGTGGCGCAAGCCGGTCTCAAGGGCATGGAAACGAATTCCTGGCTCGGGATCTTCGCTCCGCCGGGAACGCCTGCGCCGGTGATCGAGCGGCTGAACCAGGCGCTGAACACCGTCCTGCAAAAAGAAGCGCTGAAGGCGCGTTTCCGCGAACTCGGCATGGTCCCGCGTTCCGGCCCACCAAGCCTGCTGATCGAACAGGTGCGCTACGACACCGATCTCTACAGGCGCGTCATCCACGAAGCAAAACTGAAATTCGAATGA
- a CDS encoding NADP-dependent oxidoreductase, protein MKAARLHSYGDIDQFAIDDIPIPKPAAGEILIKIEASAVNPFDLMVRKGDMAQFIPLDLPAVLGGDAAGVVAGVGSGVSGLSIGDRVIADFALNGRGAHAEYGVVPATAVAKLPANLSFEQGATLPKAGLTGRQSVDALGVGAGARVLISGGLGAVGRAAIQYLKEIGAKPVAGVRPDRIEVARQLAGEALDITAPPAEATFDYAISAAAPVALNLIRHVRDGGQVASIVPVPDGANTGNRVRVHELYHRADAGTLAAVASAASRGVLIIPIAKTFRLEHIGAAQAAVAAGSSGKVVLKH, encoded by the coding sequence ATGAAAGCTGCCCGTCTACATTCGTATGGCGACATCGATCAATTCGCGATCGATGACATCCCCATTCCCAAGCCGGCGGCCGGCGAGATTCTGATCAAGATCGAAGCTTCCGCGGTCAACCCTTTCGACCTGATGGTCCGCAAGGGCGACATGGCCCAGTTCATCCCGTTGGATCTGCCGGCGGTGCTGGGCGGCGACGCTGCCGGTGTCGTGGCGGGCGTTGGGAGTGGCGTGAGCGGGCTGTCGATCGGCGATCGGGTGATCGCCGACTTCGCGCTCAATGGCAGGGGCGCCCATGCGGAGTATGGGGTGGTGCCTGCCACGGCCGTCGCCAAGCTTCCGGCCAATCTCAGCTTCGAGCAAGGCGCTACCTTGCCGAAAGCCGGTCTGACGGGGCGCCAGTCCGTCGATGCGCTTGGCGTGGGCGCGGGTGCCCGTGTGCTGATCTCGGGTGGCCTCGGCGCGGTCGGTCGCGCCGCGATCCAGTATCTGAAGGAAATCGGTGCCAAGCCGGTGGCCGGCGTTCGACCCGACCGGATAGAAGTGGCGCGCCAGCTGGCAGGCGAAGCGCTCGACATCACCGCGCCGCCGGCGGAAGCCACCTTCGACTACGCGATCAGCGCTGCAGCCCCCGTCGCGCTCAATCTCATCCGGCACGTGCGCGACGGTGGCCAAGTCGCCAGTATTGTTCCGGTGCCCGACGGGGCCAACACTGGCAACCGCGTGCGCGTTCATGAGCTCTATCACCGCGCCGACGCGGGCACGCTGGCCGCCGTGGCCAGCGCGGCTTCACGCGGCGTGTTGATCATTCCTATCGCCAAGACGTTTCGGCTGGAGCATATTGGTGCGGCTCAGGCGGCCGTCGCCGCCGGCAGTTCGGGCAAAGTGGTTCTGAAGCACTGA
- a CDS encoding ornithine cyclodeaminase family protein, whose translation MSSSNQHFPGSAVADAPVFVSSETAAAVFQWLPAVRALQETYARPMGPNAVPRRTIAAGAAERASLRTMTAVPPGSRYYGAKLMGMAFGAAGRQLEYAVVLFDATTGSLAAIVDGNLVTAYRTAATSAAALDRLAPERAASLAVLGSGLEARMHTLAIAAVRQLQEIRVYSPTPGKRVAFAEALGAELGVRAQAVDSPAEAAGGADVVLAAARSYGEKPILHGEWLAPHATVVSIGSTLPDQREVDSSVVARASLIVCDNVEEVLEESGDMLAARRDGVEPEGRCVSLNDLMSGKASGARREGEVAMYKSVGSGLQDVVVAGMILDLARAAGLATPLPIRFETKRIG comes from the coding sequence ATGAGCTCTTCCAACCAACATTTCCCCGGGAGCGCCGTGGCGGATGCGCCCGTGTTCGTCTCCTCCGAAACCGCAGCTGCGGTTTTCCAGTGGCTGCCGGCGGTGCGCGCCTTGCAGGAAACCTATGCACGGCCGATGGGTCCGAACGCGGTGCCTCGGCGCACCATTGCCGCAGGGGCCGCGGAGCGTGCTTCGCTGCGAACCATGACCGCGGTACCGCCGGGGTCGCGCTACTACGGCGCCAAGCTGATGGGCATGGCCTTCGGTGCGGCAGGTCGGCAGCTCGAATACGCCGTCGTCCTGTTCGACGCCACCACGGGCTCGCTGGCCGCGATCGTCGATGGCAACCTCGTCACTGCCTATCGCACGGCTGCCACGTCTGCCGCGGCCCTGGACCGCCTGGCACCGGAGCGCGCAGCGAGCCTGGCTGTGCTTGGCAGCGGCCTGGAAGCACGCATGCACACGCTCGCGATCGCGGCGGTGCGTCAGTTGCAGGAGATCAGGGTCTACAGCCCGACGCCGGGCAAGCGCGTCGCCTTCGCCGAGGCCCTGGGCGCCGAGCTGGGGGTTCGCGCGCAAGCCGTCGATTCGCCCGCAGAAGCCGCGGGCGGCGCAGACGTCGTGCTGGCGGCGGCGCGCTCGTATGGCGAGAAACCCATTCTGCACGGCGAGTGGCTCGCGCCTCATGCGACGGTGGTTTCCATCGGATCGACGCTGCCCGACCAGCGCGAAGTCGACAGCAGCGTGGTGGCGCGTGCCAGCCTCATCGTTTGCGACAACGTGGAGGAAGTGCTCGAGGAATCCGGGGACATGCTGGCCGCCCGGCGGGACGGTGTCGAGCCCGAGGGCAGGTGCGTCAGCCTCAACGACCTGATGTCCGGCAAGGCGAGCGGCGCCCGCCGCGAAGGCGAGGTGGCCATGTACAAGTCGGTCGGCTCCGGACTGCAGGACGTGGTGGTCGCCGGAATGATCCTCGACCTTGCGCGCGCTGCCGGACTGGCGACGCCTCTGCCGATCCGATTCGAAACCAAGCGCATCGGCTGA
- a CDS encoding Rieske (2Fe-2S) protein codes for MRAYLCRLDELPDGAARGFDAAGMLPGAMFLVRHGGRVRGWLDACPHVDGAPLAWRKDAYLSADRSSIVCYGHGAVFDIDTGVCIKGPCVGQALRPVTLECDEGALWIASPRADS; via the coding sequence ATGCGCGCGTATCTCTGCAGGCTCGACGAGCTTCCTGACGGCGCGGCGCGTGGCTTCGATGCCGCAGGCATGCTGCCAGGAGCGATGTTTTTAGTCCGGCACGGCGGCCGCGTGAGGGGGTGGCTCGATGCCTGCCCGCATGTCGACGGCGCGCCGCTGGCCTGGCGCAAGGATGCCTACCTCAGCGCCGACAGGAGTTCGATCGTTTGCTATGGGCATGGCGCGGTGTTCGACATCGATACCGGTGTCTGCATCAAAGGACCCTGCGTGGGACAGGCGCTCAGGCCTGTGACGCTGGAATGCGACGAGGGGGCGTTGTGGATTGCATCACCACGCGCCGACAGCTGA
- a CDS encoding VOC family protein yields MNILGPDSLVFGVDDLDACIRFFTDYGLTPVGIDKSGGRFEAVDGTSIVVAHRSDPALPAPMDTGTMLRKTIYGVADRGTLEAIADELGRDREVKRLPDGSIEASDDMGFVLGFQVSVRRKIDAAAEAVNSPGAKPGRGPNVVGANANAEFRPLTLSHVVYFVPDQVKASRFYVDRLGFRCTDRFTDAGTFLRPAGTLDHHTLFLIQTPAFMKGVEHFTFHLSGPTAVLQRGTDFAAKGYQTYWGPGRHKFGSNWFWYFNSPVGCHVEYDADMDLHDDNWVAREAPMQVDESQIFLFQHREKWAPGGPAPGGEAH; encoded by the coding sequence ATGAACATCCTGGGGCCTGATTCCCTGGTCTTCGGTGTCGATGACCTCGATGCCTGCATTCGGTTCTTCACCGACTACGGCCTCACGCCGGTGGGCATCGACAAATCCGGCGGGCGCTTCGAGGCGGTCGACGGCACCTCCATCGTCGTCGCGCACAGGAGCGATCCCGCGCTGCCTGCCCCCATGGACACCGGCACGATGCTGCGCAAGACGATCTACGGTGTCGCGGATCGTGGGACGCTGGAAGCCATCGCCGACGAACTGGGCCGCGACCGCGAGGTCAAGCGCTTGCCCGACGGCTCGATCGAGGCGTCCGACGACATGGGCTTTGTGCTGGGTTTCCAGGTCTCGGTGAGGCGAAAGATCGACGCGGCGGCCGAAGCCGTGAATTCGCCGGGCGCCAAGCCGGGCCGGGGGCCCAACGTCGTCGGGGCGAATGCCAACGCGGAGTTCCGGCCGCTGACGCTTTCGCACGTCGTGTACTTCGTGCCCGACCAGGTCAAGGCTTCCCGGTTCTACGTGGACCGGCTCGGCTTCCGTTGCACCGACCGGTTCACGGATGCAGGCACCTTCCTCCGGCCCGCGGGAACCCTGGATCACCACACGCTGTTCCTGATCCAGACGCCGGCCTTCATGAAGGGGGTGGAGCATTTCACGTTCCATCTTTCGGGTCCCACCGCGGTACTCCAGCGCGGCACCGACTTTGCCGCCAAGGGCTACCAGACCTATTGGGGCCCGGGCCGGCACAAGTTCGGCTCCAACTGGTTCTGGTACTTCAACAGTCCGGTGGGCTGCCACGTGGAATACGACGCGGACATGGACCTGCACGACGACAACTGGGTCGCGCGGGAAGCACCCATGCAAGTCGATGAATCGCAGATCTTCCTCTTCCAGCACCGAGAGAAGTGGGCGCCTGGCGGCCCGGCGCCAGGTGGCGAGGCGCATTGA
- a CDS encoding NAD-dependent succinate-semialdehyde dehydrogenase, with protein MKNLLKDPELFRAAAFVGGEWIDATPHGKYTLRNPATDEPLVELPRFRQDETAQAIGVAHRAFLDWRGTTAKHRSEVLRRWYELMVLHCDDLATLITLEEGKPLAEAKTEVQYAASFLQWFSEEAKRVRGDVIPAPKDTQRIVVLKEPIGVCAAITPWNFPAAMITRKAGPALAAGCSMVVKPASQTPLTALALAELGQRAGVPAGVFNVVTGNDTRDIGSQLTSHPLVRKITFTGSTEVGRVLLAQAAGTIKKCSMELGGNAPFIVFDDADLDAAADGVVAAKFRNTGQACISANRVLVQAGVYEAFAAKLVERVRRLRVGNGLESDVQLGPLIDDAAVRKVEEHIADAVSHGAAVLHGGHRHPLGGRFFEPTVLSGATSEMALAREETFGPLAPLFRFEKDEEAFAIANATEFGLAAYLYSRDAARIWRASAAIESGMIGINCGLISNEVAPFGGVKQSGLGREGSEHGIEEFLELKYLCWDGLAPVFS; from the coding sequence ATGAAGAACCTGCTGAAAGATCCCGAACTGTTCCGCGCCGCCGCCTTCGTGGGCGGCGAGTGGATCGATGCCACGCCGCACGGCAAGTACACCTTGCGCAACCCCGCCACCGATGAACCGCTCGTCGAACTGCCCCGCTTCAGGCAGGACGAGACGGCGCAGGCCATAGGGGTCGCACACCGCGCTTTCCTCGACTGGCGCGGGACCACGGCCAAGCACCGTTCGGAGGTGCTGCGCCGCTGGTACGAGCTCATGGTGCTGCACTGCGACGACCTGGCAACCTTGATCACCCTGGAGGAGGGAAAGCCGCTGGCCGAAGCCAAGACCGAGGTGCAGTACGCGGCATCGTTCCTCCAGTGGTTCTCGGAGGAAGCCAAGCGGGTGCGCGGCGACGTGATCCCGGCGCCCAAAGACACCCAGCGCATCGTGGTGCTGAAGGAGCCGATCGGCGTCTGCGCAGCCATCACGCCGTGGAACTTTCCCGCGGCCATGATCACGCGCAAGGCCGGTCCTGCGCTGGCCGCCGGCTGCAGCATGGTCGTGAAGCCCGCGAGCCAGACGCCGCTCACGGCCCTGGCGCTGGCGGAACTCGGCCAGCGCGCCGGCGTGCCCGCGGGCGTGTTCAACGTGGTGACCGGCAACGACACGCGCGACATCGGCAGCCAGCTCACATCGCATCCGCTGGTGCGCAAGATCACCTTCACCGGTTCGACCGAAGTCGGGCGCGTGTTGCTGGCCCAGGCCGCGGGCACCATCAAGAAGTGCTCGATGGAACTGGGGGGCAACGCACCCTTCATCGTCTTCGACGACGCGGACCTCGATGCGGCCGCAGACGGCGTGGTGGCGGCCAAGTTCCGCAACACCGGCCAAGCGTGCATCAGCGCCAACAGGGTGCTCGTCCAAGCAGGCGTGTACGAGGCATTTGCCGCCAAGCTGGTCGAGCGTGTCCGCAGGCTGCGTGTTGGCAATGGCCTGGAGTCGGACGTGCAGCTTGGCCCGTTGATCGATGATGCGGCCGTCCGGAAGGTAGAAGAGCACATCGCGGATGCCGTCTCGCACGGTGCCGCAGTGCTGCACGGCGGACATCGCCATCCGCTCGGGGGCCGCTTCTTCGAGCCGACGGTCCTGTCCGGCGCCACCTCGGAGATGGCATTGGCGCGCGAAGAAACCTTCGGCCCTCTTGCACCGCTCTTTCGCTTCGAGAAGGACGAGGAAGCATTCGCGATCGCCAACGCGACCGAATTTGGGCTCGCCGCCTATCTCTACAGCCGCGACGCCGCACGCATCTGGCGCGCTTCGGCGGCCATCGAGTCAGGAATGATCGGCATCAACTGCGGTTTGATTTCCAACGAGGTGGCGCCATTTGGCGGGGTAAAGCAGAGTGGGCTTGGTCGCGAAGGTTCGGAGCACGGCATCGAGGAGTTCCTGGAGCTCAAGTACTTGTGCTGGGATGGCCTTGCACCGGTCTTCAGTTGA
- a CDS encoding LysR family transcriptional regulator, with translation MKSIIDPAWHHFVKVAELRSVSRAAVAADVPQSVVSRCIAQLERDAGSPLFRRTGRGVVLTELGEQLYPRIQRLIAESESFADDVRASRGVPVGDVRLGLLPSTVPALAGPLYQRILKQFPQVRLHLTEGSSSQLQEMLDQGRLDLSLLLRDGGEASADEPVLMEGALCLVAASSDSLASRRQIRFEEVSRLPLVLPGEPHPLRERLAVLARKMGLSLRVVAEANSIRLQHEVAACAAGYAITAPSIAPHDQGRLVALKIVEPVLSRAIVLAVARHRPHTLATREIQALLLSMAPAILSQEGSAG, from the coding sequence ATGAAGTCCATCATCGACCCGGCCTGGCACCACTTCGTGAAGGTGGCGGAACTGCGGTCGGTGTCGCGTGCGGCCGTGGCGGCGGATGTTCCGCAATCGGTGGTCAGCCGGTGCATCGCTCAGCTCGAGCGCGACGCAGGCTCCCCCCTGTTTCGCCGGACCGGCCGCGGCGTCGTCCTGACCGAACTGGGCGAGCAACTGTATCCCCGGATCCAGCGGCTGATCGCCGAGTCGGAGAGCTTTGCCGACGACGTCCGGGCGAGCAGGGGTGTGCCGGTGGGCGACGTGCGCCTGGGGCTTCTGCCCTCGACCGTGCCGGCGCTCGCCGGCCCCCTCTACCAGCGCATCCTCAAGCAGTTTCCCCAGGTGCGATTGCACCTGACGGAGGGTTCCAGCTCCCAACTGCAGGAGATGCTGGACCAGGGGCGGCTGGACCTCTCCTTGCTGCTGCGTGACGGTGGCGAGGCGAGCGCGGACGAGCCAGTCTTGATGGAGGGCGCGCTCTGTCTCGTGGCCGCCAGCAGCGACTCGCTCGCAAGTCGCCGGCAGATTCGCTTCGAAGAAGTCTCCCGGCTGCCGCTGGTGCTGCCCGGTGAACCTCATCCGCTGCGCGAGAGGCTGGCGGTGCTGGCGCGCAAGATGGGCTTGAGCTTGCGCGTCGTCGCCGAGGCGAACTCGATCCGCTTGCAGCATGAGGTCGCGGCATGCGCCGCGGGCTATGCGATCACTGCTCCGTCCATCGCTCCACATGATCAGGGCCGGCTCGTCGCGTTGAAGATCGTGGAGCCGGTGCTGTCGCGCGCGATCGTGCTCGCGGTCGCCCGTCACCGGCCGCACACGCTGGCAACGCGGGAGATCCAGGCACTCCTGCTGTCGATGGCACCCGCGATCCTCTCGCAGGAAGGCTCCGCAGGCTGA
- a CDS encoding FAD-dependent monooxygenase, producing the protein MNNTKRVLVVGSGIGGATAAYALAKAGLETHCIDIQPARSALGSGICLLHNTMRALSEIGLAEPCLESGLRFEVFKQYDAAGHLLMSNPTPPGIGIRRPELARILETSASEAGAKMERGLTARSVTDRGDRVEVEFSDGREAAYDLVVAADGAYSKLRERFFGAEHGVWFAGQSAWRFNAPRPPEVDGFCLYRSPDGKRTVGALPTSKEMCYLFFLENSAQHLHWPDDQLDVLVRERLAGFSAPVIRDALALVTSPQQVLVRPFDITFVPAPWHRGRVVLLGDAAHSPTPQMTSGGGMAIEDAVVLAQCLTAKAHVREALEAYSKRRLERVSTVWNASLQLCKYEQEAVPNPQRSAALMLQTYQYLGQPM; encoded by the coding sequence ATGAACAACACCAAGCGGGTGCTCGTGGTCGGAAGCGGCATCGGCGGCGCTACGGCAGCCTATGCGCTGGCCAAGGCAGGCCTGGAGACCCATTGCATCGACATCCAGCCGGCCAGGTCGGCGCTGGGCTCGGGAATCTGCCTGCTTCACAACACGATGCGTGCCCTTTCGGAGATCGGCCTGGCCGAGCCTTGCCTGGAAAGCGGCCTTCGCTTCGAGGTGTTCAAGCAGTACGACGCTGCCGGGCACCTTCTCATGTCGAACCCGACGCCGCCGGGCATCGGCATCCGCCGTCCTGAGCTTGCTCGGATCCTCGAGACTTCGGCCAGCGAGGCGGGCGCGAAAATGGAGCGCGGCCTCACCGCCAGGAGCGTGACCGATCGCGGAGATCGCGTGGAGGTGGAGTTCTCCGACGGGCGCGAGGCTGCCTACGATCTCGTCGTTGCGGCCGACGGCGCCTACTCGAAACTGCGCGAGCGGTTCTTCGGCGCCGAGCATGGCGTGTGGTTTGCCGGCCAGAGCGCCTGGCGCTTCAATGCGCCGCGGCCGCCCGAGGTCGACGGCTTCTGTCTGTACCGCTCGCCCGACGGCAAGCGCACCGTCGGTGCGCTGCCGACATCGAAGGAGATGTGCTACCTGTTCTTCCTGGAGAACAGTGCCCAGCACCTGCATTGGCCGGACGACCAGTTGGATGTTCTGGTGCGCGAGCGGCTCGCGGGCTTCTCCGCCCCTGTGATCCGGGATGCGCTGGCACTGGTCACCAGCCCGCAGCAGGTGCTGGTTCGCCCCTTCGACATCACGTTTGTGCCGGCCCCCTGGCATCGCGGCCGAGTCGTTCTGCTGGGAGATGCGGCGCACTCGCCGACCCCGCAGATGACGTCCGGCGGCGGCATGGCCATCGAGGATGCCGTGGTGCTCGCCCAATGCCTGACGGCGAAGGCCCATGTTCGGGAGGCCTTGGAGGCCTATTCGAAACGTCGACTCGAGCGCGTGTCGACGGTGTGGAATGCTTCGCTGCAGTTGTGCAAGTACGAGCAGGAAGCCGTACCGAATCCGCAAAGGTCGGCCGCGCTCATGCTGCAGACCTACCAGTACCTCGGCCAGCCCATGTGA